A DNA window from Sphingomonas changnyeongensis contains the following coding sequences:
- a CDS encoding alpha/beta hydrolase, producing the protein MARRMDWIGLIVAAGLLLGATPNIADRTGAPRLVAAPLTLTRISYGPDPRQTIGLFRRGAAKRPLIVYLHGGGWSAGTPAAGEGSQAEHFTRTGHAYATIGYRFVGTVRVEDQLAEIAGAVARLARMPGIDGNRIVLIGHSSGGHLAAMLGADPAWLEGAGVPLGAVRGVILLDPAALDVTAVLGTGARGGAIDAFFRPAFGDDPARQWALSPLAHAGAPNAAGWLMLHDVANPGSGWQCRALARDLVRAGAGPVYVQPVAGTSHVRLNDDIGKPLDPATAQIDAFLDQLLSG; encoded by the coding sequence ATGGCACGGCGGATGGACTGGATCGGCCTGATCGTGGCGGCGGGGCTGCTGCTGGGGGCGACGCCCAACATCGCTGACCGGACGGGCGCGCCCCGGCTGGTCGCAGCCCCGCTGACGCTCACGCGCATCTCCTATGGCCCCGATCCGCGCCAGACCATCGGCCTGTTCCGGCGCGGCGCTGCGAAACGGCCGCTGATCGTCTATCTGCATGGCGGCGGGTGGAGCGCCGGCACCCCGGCGGCGGGCGAAGGCAGCCAGGCCGAACATTTCACCCGCACCGGCCATGCCTATGCGACCATCGGCTACCGCTTTGTCGGCACGGTGCGGGTCGAGGACCAGCTGGCCGAGATTGCGGGCGCGGTCGCGCGGCTGGCGCGGATGCCGGGCATCGATGGCAACCGCATCGTGCTGATCGGCCACAGTTCGGGCGGCCATCTGGCGGCGATGCTGGGTGCCGACCCCGCATGGCTCGAAGGGGCGGGCGTTCCGCTCGGCGCGGTGCGCGGCGTCATCCTCCTCGATCCGGCGGCGCTCGACGTCACCGCAGTGCTGGGGACCGGCGCGCGCGGCGGCGCGATCGACGCGTTTTTCCGCCCGGCATTCGGCGACGATCCGGCCCGGCAATGGGCGCTGTCGCCGCTTGCCCATGCCGGCGCGCCCAATGCGGCGGGGTGGCTGATGCTGCACGATGTCGCCAATCCGGGCAGCGGCTGGCAATGTCGCGCGCTGGCGCGCGATCTGGTGCGCGCCGGGGCAGGCCCGGTCTATGTCCAGCCGGTGGCCGGGACCAGCCATGTCCGGCTGAACGACGACATCGGCAAGCCGCTCGATCCCGCGACCGCGCAGATCGATGCGTTTCTGGATCAGCTGCTCAGCGGCTGA
- a CDS encoding APC family permease, translated as MSAAGPAADGALRRDIGLVGSAFLAFNGLVGAGIFVLPGTLAERFGAFSPLAFPLFGLLALLIALPFARIASHHPLSGGPVVYAASFGPFVAFQAGWLYYVARATALAANLNVLVAYAAGLWPLLGTGPARAALILMVIALVCAVNVAGVRRAVRLVDAMTLLKAAPLVMLAVAALVMAAPALGPSGLALPAFALPPVPPLTELNAAALLTLYAFVGFENSVVAAGETRRPADTLPRALIGTVVLTALVYTLIQAAYLAVMGAAPAGAAGGDAPMIAFGRAVWGDAGALLLTIAAIASVTGNVAAGVTGSARTTYAMGRDGLLPRWFAATDARFATPARSIWFMGAFIAALALTGGFAWLAVASVLARMIIYALSIAALPRAEPGRAGIWAMTLAGLATCVWVAAQSGAGSWQVLAVLGGAGVVLYLAARRERR; from the coding sequence TTGAGTGCTGCCGGCCCGGCCGCCGACGGCGCGCTGCGGCGCGACATCGGCCTTGTCGGCTCGGCCTTTCTGGCGTTCAACGGGCTGGTCGGGGCGGGGATTTTCGTCCTGCCGGGGACGCTTGCCGAACGGTTCGGCGCGTTCAGCCCGCTTGCCTTTCCGCTGTTCGGGCTGCTCGCGCTGCTGATCGCGCTGCCCTTTGCGCGGATCGCCAGCCATCATCCGCTGTCGGGCGGGCCGGTCGTCTATGCCGCGTCATTCGGGCCGTTTGTCGCCTTTCAGGCCGGCTGGCTCTATTATGTCGCGCGGGCAACCGCGCTCGCCGCCAATCTCAACGTGCTCGTCGCCTATGCTGCCGGGCTGTGGCCGCTGCTCGGCACCGGCCCGGCGCGGGCGGCGCTGATCCTGATGGTCATCGCGCTGGTCTGTGCGGTCAATGTCGCCGGGGTGCGGCGGGCGGTGCGGCTGGTCGATGCGATGACGCTGCTCAAGGCCGCGCCGCTCGTCATGCTCGCGGTCGCCGCATTGGTGATGGCCGCCCCGGCGCTCGGCCCGTCGGGCCTTGCGCTCCCGGCGTTCGCGCTGCCGCCGGTGCCGCCGCTCACTGAGCTGAACGCGGCGGCGCTGCTGACGCTTTATGCCTTTGTCGGGTTCGAAAACAGCGTGGTCGCCGCCGGGGAAACGCGCCGCCCCGCCGATACGCTGCCGCGCGCGCTGATCGGCACGGTGGTGCTGACCGCTTTGGTCTATACGCTCATTCAGGCCGCCTATCTGGCGGTGATGGGCGCGGCTCCCGCCGGCGCGGCCGGGGGCGATGCGCCGATGATCGCGTTTGGCCGCGCGGTATGGGGCGATGCCGGCGCGCTGCTGCTGACCATCGCCGCCATCGCCTCGGTCACCGGCAATGTCGCCGCGGGCGTCACCGGCAGCGCGCGCACCACCTATGCGATGGGCCGGGACGGGCTGCTGCCGCGCTGGTTCGCCGCCACCGATGCGCGCTTCGCCACCCCCGCCCGGTCGATCTGGTTCATGGGCGCGTTCATCGCCGCGCTGGCGCTGACCGGCGGTTTTGCCTGGCTGGCGGTGGCGAGCGTGCTCGCCCGGATGATCATCTATGCGCTGAGCATCGCCGCTCTGCCCCGGGCGGAGCCGGGCCGCGCCGGCATCTGGGCGATGACCCTGGCCGGCCTCGCCACCTGTGTCTGGGTCGCCGCCCAGTCGGGCGCAGGCAGCTGGCAGGTGCTGGCGGTGCTCGGCGGGGCGGGGGTGGTGCTCTATCTCGCCGCGCGCCGCGAACGGCGCTGA
- a CDS encoding adenylosuccinate synthase — protein MANVAVIGAQWGDEGKGKIVDWLAERADLVVRFQGGHNAGHTLVIGENVYKLSLLPSGIVRGTPSVIGNGVVLDPWALRAEVDKLRGQGVAVTPDTLMIADNCALILPFHRDLDALREDASGAGKIGTTRRGIGPAYEDKVGRRAIRVCDLAHLDDLGPQLDRLTAHHDALRAGFGEPPIDRAALLDELRGIADFVLAFARPVWLTLNEARRRGRRILFEGAQGVLLDVDHGTYPFVTSSNTIAGTAAGGSGLGPSAVGFVLGIAKAYTTRVGSGPFPTELQDEIGQRLGERGHEFGTVTGRKRRCGWFDSVLVRQSVAVSGVTGIALTKLDVLDGLETIRICTGYRLGGRVLDHFPAHAADQAAVEPIYEDIPGWSESTAGARSWAQLPAQAIKYIRRIEELIQCPVALVSTSPEREDTILVRDPFAD, from the coding sequence GTGGCGAATGTGGCGGTGATCGGCGCTCAATGGGGCGACGAGGGCAAGGGCAAGATCGTCGACTGGCTTGCCGAGCGCGCCGATCTGGTCGTGCGGTTCCAGGGCGGCCACAATGCCGGCCACACGCTCGTCATCGGCGAGAATGTCTACAAGCTGTCGCTGCTCCCCTCGGGCATCGTGCGCGGCACGCCGTCGGTGATCGGCAATGGCGTCGTGCTCGATCCCTGGGCGCTGCGGGCCGAGGTCGACAAGCTGCGCGGCCAGGGTGTCGCGGTCACGCCCGACACGCTGATGATCGCCGATAACTGCGCGCTGATCCTGCCCTTTCACCGCGATCTCGATGCGCTGCGCGAGGATGCGAGCGGGGCGGGCAAGATCGGCACGACGCGGCGCGGCATCGGCCCGGCCTATGAGGACAAGGTCGGCCGGCGCGCGATCCGGGTGTGCGATCTGGCGCATCTCGACGATCTCGGCCCGCAGCTCGACCGGCTGACCGCGCATCATGATGCGCTGCGCGCCGGGTTCGGCGAACCGCCGATCGACCGCGCGGCGCTGCTCGATGAGCTGCGCGGCATTGCCGATTTCGTGCTCGCCTTTGCCCGCCCGGTCTGGCTGACGCTCAACGAGGCGCGGCGGCGCGGGCGGCGGATCCTGTTCGAAGGCGCGCAGGGCGTGCTGCTCGACGTCGATCACGGCACCTATCCGTTCGTCACCAGCTCCAACACCATTGCCGGCACCGCTGCCGGCGGATCGGGGCTGGGGCCGTCTGCGGTCGGCTTCGTGCTCGGCATCGCCAAGGCCTATACGACGCGGGTCGGCTCCGGCCCGTTCCCGACCGAGCTGCAGGACGAAATCGGCCAGCGGCTGGGCGAGCGCGGGCATGAGTTCGGCACCGTCACCGGCCGCAAGCGCCGCTGCGGCTGGTTCGACTCGGTGCTCGTCCGCCAGTCGGTCGCGGTGTCGGGCGTCACCGGCATCGCGCTCACCAAGCTTGACGTGCTCGACGGGCTGGAGACGATCCGCATCTGCACCGGCTACCGGCTGGGCGGGCGCGTGCTCGACCATTTCCCCGCCCATGCCGCCGATCAGGCGGCGGTCGAGCCGATCTATGAAGACATTCCCGGCTGGTCCGAATCGACGGCGGGGGCGCGCAGCTGGGCGCAGCTGCCGGCGCAGGCGATCAAATATATCCGCCGGATCGAGGAGCTGATCCAGTGCCCGGTCGCGCTGGTGTCGACCAGCCCGGAGCGCGAGGACACGATCCTCGTCCGCGATCCGTTCGCCGACTGA
- the pdxH gene encoding pyridoxamine 5'-phosphate oxidase, giving the protein MASPFETLTDPFALFDIWYQEARASEINDSNAMALATADAAGRPAVRMVLLKGHGPDGFVFYTNREGRKAGDLAVNAQAALLFHWKSLRRQIRIEGPVSMVDDAQSDAYFASRSRDSQLGAWASDQSRPLPDRATFEARYEDARARFDGQDVPRPPHWGGYLVTPLRIEFWLDRAHRLHERRLFERDGDGWRTSLLYP; this is encoded by the coding sequence ATGGCCAGCCCGTTTGAAACCCTTACCGATCCCTTCGCCCTGTTCGACATCTGGTATCAGGAAGCGCGGGCGAGCGAGATCAACGATTCCAACGCCATGGCGCTTGCCACCGCCGATGCGGCGGGCCGCCCCGCCGTGCGCATGGTGCTCTTGAAAGGGCATGGGCCGGACGGGTTCGTGTTCTACACCAACCGCGAGGGGCGCAAGGCCGGTGATCTGGCCGTCAATGCGCAGGCGGCGTTGCTGTTCCACTGGAAGTCGCTGCGCCGTCAGATCCGCATCGAAGGGCCGGTGTCGATGGTGGATGACGCGCAGTCCGACGCCTATTTCGCCTCGCGCTCGCGCGATTCGCAGCTGGGGGCATGGGCGTCCGACCAGTCGCGCCCGCTGCCCGACCGGGCGACGTTCGAGGCGCGCTATGAAGACGCGCGGGCGCGGTTCGACGGGCAGGATGTTCCCCGGCCGCCGCATTGGGGCGGCTATCTTGTCACCCCGCTCAGGATCGAGTTCTGGCTCGACCGCGCCCACCGGCTGCACGAGCGCCGCCTGTTCGAGCGCGACGGCGATGGCTGGCGGACCTCGCTGCTCTATCCATGA
- a CDS encoding PhzF family phenazine biosynthesis protein, translating into MTRTKLAFTQVDAFADRPFAGNQAAVMPLDTWLPDAVLAAIANENNLAETAFTIPATGDADFELRWFTPAVEVAMCGHATLAAGHVLMAGRDAVRFRTRKAGVLTVARDGDRYRLDLPAVPVVAQDRADVAAALGVPGAATFQSASAAAEPAVIVLLPDEAAVRALRPDFRALAATGVMAIATAPGDATDIVSRVFVPVCGIDEDPVTGAAHAALTPFWAARLGRDAFSAFQASARGGHVDCRLAGDRVLLGGGCVTVIEGLFAL; encoded by the coding sequence ATGACGCGAACGAAGCTGGCTTTCACCCAGGTCGATGCCTTTGCCGACCGGCCCTTTGCCGGCAATCAGGCGGCGGTGATGCCGCTCGACACCTGGCTGCCCGACGCCGTGCTGGCGGCGATCGCCAATGAAAACAATCTGGCCGAAACCGCCTTCACCATCCCCGCCACCGGCGATGCCGATTTTGAGCTGCGCTGGTTCACCCCGGCGGTCGAGGTGGCGATGTGCGGCCATGCGACGCTGGCGGCGGGCCATGTGCTGATGGCCGGGCGCGATGCCGTCCGTTTCCGCACGCGCAAGGCCGGGGTGCTGACCGTGGCGCGCGACGGTGACCGTTACCGGCTCGACCTGCCGGCGGTGCCGGTCGTCGCGCAAGACCGCGCCGATGTCGCCGCGGCACTTGGAGTCCCAGGTGCGGCGACCTTCCAGTCCGCAAGTGCGGCGGCCGAACCGGCGGTGATCGTGCTGCTGCCCGATGAAGCGGCGGTGCGCGCGCTCCGCCCCGATTTCCGCGCGCTTGCCGCGACCGGGGTGATGGCGATCGCGACCGCGCCCGGCGATGCGACCGACATCGTCAGCCGGGTGTTCGTGCCGGTGTGCGGGATCGACGAGGATCCTGTCACCGGGGCCGCCCATGCCGCACTCACCCCCTTCTGGGCCGCACGGCTGGGCCGGGATGCGTTCAGCGCCTTTCAGGCCAGCGCGCGGGGCGGCCATGTCGACTGCCGGCTGGCGGGCGACCGGGTGCTGCTGGGCGGCGGCTGCGTGACGGTGATCGAGGGGCTGTTCGCGCTTTGA
- a CDS encoding ATP phosphoribosyltransferase regulatory subunit, with protein MTHALLPEGLRDRLPPEAEAAAAILRAALDAVAGHGYERVAPPLAEFEESLVGRLKSASARDLLRVVDPVSQRTLALRPDITTQVGRIATTRMAHRARPLRLSYGGPVMKLRATQLRPEREMTQLGAELIGRDSAAAAAEIAVVAIEALAAAGAPRITIDLTLPDLVDVLAAGPLPLAPVDIARVRCLLDAKDAGGLVAAGAHAYLPLIEAAGPFAEAVTRLRAIDADGALATRLAALEQIAARIGDAAQITLDPTERHGFEYQSWLGFSLFVDGLAGEIGRGGTYTILSDTGCEEPAVGFSIYPDPLIERVARTAADHRLFLPLGHDQAAAEAMRAQGWSTVAALDARCDARALGCSHVLDGAAAVPLG; from the coding sequence ATGACCCACGCTCTTCTTCCCGAAGGTCTGCGCGACCGCCTGCCGCCCGAAGCCGAAGCTGCCGCCGCGATCCTGCGCGCCGCGCTCGATGCAGTGGCCGGCCATGGCTATGAACGGGTCGCGCCGCCGCTGGCCGAGTTCGAGGAATCGCTGGTCGGCCGGCTGAAATCGGCATCTGCCCGCGATCTGCTGCGCGTCGTCGACCCCGTGTCGCAGCGCACGCTGGCGCTGCGCCCCGACATCACCACCCAGGTCGGCCGCATCGCCACCACGCGCATGGCGCACCGCGCCCGGCCGCTGCGGCTGAGCTATGGCGGGCCGGTGATGAAGCTGCGCGCGACCCAGCTGCGCCCCGAACGCGAAATGACCCAGCTGGGTGCCGAGCTGATCGGCCGCGATTCGGCGGCGGCGGCGGCGGAAATCGCGGTGGTCGCCATCGAGGCGCTGGCCGCCGCGGGCGCGCCGCGCATCACCATCGATCTGACCTTGCCCGATCTGGTCGATGTGCTGGCCGCCGGGCCGCTGCCGCTTGCCCCGGTCGATATCGCGCGGGTGCGCTGCCTGCTCGATGCCAAGGATGCCGGCGGGCTGGTGGCGGCCGGTGCCCATGCCTATCTGCCGCTGATCGAGGCGGCCGGGCCTTTTGCCGAGGCGGTGACGCGGCTGCGCGCGATCGATGCCGACGGCGCGCTGGCCACGCGGCTGGCCGCGCTCGAACAGATTGCCGCGCGCATCGGCGATGCCGCGCAGATCACCCTCGACCCGACCGAGCGGCACGGCTTTGAATATCAGAGCTGGCTGGGCTTTTCGCTGTTCGTCGACGGGCTGGCCGGCGAAATCGGGCGCGGCGGCACCTATACGATCCTGAGCGATACCGGGTGCGAGGAGCCGGCGGTCGGCTTTTCCATCTATCCCGATCCGCTGATCGAGCGGGTGGCGCGCACTGCGGCCGATCACCGGCTGTTCCTGCCGCTCGGCCATGATCAGGCGGCGGCGGAGGCGATGCGCGCCCAGGGCTGGTCGACGGTCGCCGCGCTCGATGCACGCTGCGACGCGCGGGCGCTTGGCTGTTCGCACGTGCTGGACGGCGCGGCGGCGGTGCCGCTCGGCTGA
- a CDS encoding prephenate dehydratase — translation MQSYPEPARRLVAEMAAAAAADPARAVAFQGAPGANSHLAALGHFPDGLPLPCFSFEDALEAVREGRAGHAIIPIENSLHGRVADIHFLLPESGLAIVDEHFLPIEPCLLGRAGVPVTQAISHPQALGQSRQWLRARGIRPVPYADTAAAAALIAEQGEAGAAAIAPRFAAGLYGLDVLAESIADAPHNMTRFTILAREARVPAAGVPVMTSLTFEVKNIPAALYKALGGFATNGVNMTKLESYQRGGSFAATEFYADIEGMPGDPAVDRAIDELRFHTKWVRLLGSYPQARKRGL, via the coding sequence GTGCAGAGCTATCCCGAACCCGCCCGCCGCCTTGTCGCCGAAATGGCCGCCGCCGCCGCTGCCGATCCCGCGCGCGCGGTCGCGTTTCAGGGCGCGCCGGGCGCCAACTCGCACCTGGCCGCGCTCGGCCATTTTCCCGACGGGCTGCCCTTGCCCTGTTTCAGCTTTGAAGACGCGCTGGAGGCGGTGCGCGAGGGGCGGGCCGGCCATGCGATCATCCCGATCGAGAATTCGCTGCACGGCCGGGTGGCGGACATTCATTTCCTGCTGCCCGAATCCGGGCTGGCGATCGTTGACGAGCATTTCCTGCCGATCGAGCCATGTCTGCTCGGCCGTGCCGGGGTGCCGGTGACGCAGGCGATCAGCCATCCCCAGGCGCTGGGGCAGAGCCGGCAATGGCTGCGCGCGCGCGGCATCCGCCCGGTGCCCTATGCCGACACCGCCGCCGCCGCCGCGTTGATCGCGGAGCAGGGCGAGGCGGGAGCCGCCGCCATCGCCCCGCGCTTTGCCGCCGGACTTTACGGGCTCGACGTGCTGGCCGAATCGATCGCCGATGCGCCCCACAACATGACCCGCTTCACCATCTTGGCGCGCGAGGCGCGGGTGCCGGCGGCGGGCGTGCCGGTGATGACCAGCCTGACCTTTGAGGTGAAGAACATCCCCGCCGCGCTCTACAAGGCGCTGGGCGGCTTTGCGACCAACGGCGTCAACATGACGAAGCTGGAAAGCTATCAGCGCGGCGGCAGCTTTGCCGCGACCGAGTTCTACGCCGATATCGAGGGCATGCCCGGCGATCCGGCGGTCGACCGCGCGATCGACGAGCTGCGCTTCCACACCAAATGGGTGCGGCTGCTCGGCAGCTACCCACAGGCGCGCAAGCGCGGGCTCTGA
- the mnmA gene encoding tRNA 2-thiouridine(34) synthase MnmA, with the protein MTEGADFQLGPDLRGKRIVVAMSGGVDSSVVAALAARSGAETIGVTLQLYDHGAAVGRTGSCCAGQDIRDARAVCDRLGIAHYVFDHESRFRDSVIDQFADEYLAGRTPIPCVRCNMGVKFTDLFGLARQLGADCLATGHYVRRVVGPEGAELHRALDPARDQSYFLFATTAEQLDYLRFPLGGLPKPEVRAIAAELGLGVAMKPDSQDICFVPDGDYAGLVRKLRPDADTAGEIVDLEGRVLGRHPGLIHYTVGQRRGLEIGGQAEPLYVVRLDAAARRVIVGPRRALAVAAARLSEINWLGGGYGGPVHAKVRSMAKPAPARLDGDRLVFDAPEYGVSPGQAAVLYAGERVLGGGWIAETESAFAAAA; encoded by the coding sequence ATGACTGAGGGTGCAGATTTCCAGCTCGGGCCGGATTTGCGCGGCAAGCGCATCGTCGTCGCCATGTCGGGCGGCGTCGACAGTTCGGTCGTGGCCGCGCTGGCCGCGCGGTCGGGGGCCGAGACGATCGGCGTCACACTGCAGCTTTACGATCATGGCGCGGCGGTCGGCCGCACCGGCAGCTGCTGCGCCGGGCAGGACATTCGCGACGCCCGCGCCGTCTGCGACCGGCTGGGCATCGCCCATTATGTGTTCGATCACGAAAGCCGGTTCCGCGACAGCGTGATCGACCAGTTCGCCGACGAATATCTGGCCGGGCGCACGCCGATTCCGTGCGTGCGCTGCAACATGGGGGTGAAGTTCACCGATCTGTTCGGCCTGGCGCGGCAGCTGGGCGCAGACTGTCTGGCGACCGGCCATTATGTCCGCCGCGTCGTCGGGCCGGAGGGTGCAGAGCTGCACCGCGCGCTCGATCCGGCGCGCGACCAGAGCTATTTCCTGTTTGCGACAACGGCCGAGCAGCTCGATTATCTGCGCTTTCCGCTGGGCGGCCTGCCCAAGCCGGAGGTGCGCGCGATCGCCGCCGAACTTGGCCTTGGCGTCGCGATGAAGCCCGACAGCCAGGACATCTGCTTCGTCCCCGATGGCGATTATGCCGGGCTGGTGCGCAAGCTGCGGCCCGATGCCGATACGGCGGGCGAGATTGTCGATCTGGAAGGCCGGGTGCTCGGCCGCCACCCCGGCCTTATCCATTACACGGTCGGGCAGCGGCGCGGGCTGGAGATTGGCGGGCAGGCGGAGCCGCTCTACGTCGTCCGGCTCGATGCCGCCGCGCGGCGGGTGATCGTCGGGCCGCGCCGCGCGCTGGCGGTGGCGGCTGCGCGGCTGAGCGAGATCAACTGGCTGGGCGGCGGCTATGGGGGGCCGGTCCATGCCAAGGTCCGTTCGATGGCCAAGCCCGCCCCGGCGCGGCTCGACGGCGACCGGCTGGTGTTCGACGCGCCCGAATATGGCGTGTCGCCCGGCCAGGCAGCGGTGCTTTACGCCGGCGAGCGCGTGCTGGGCGGCGGCTGGATCGCGGAGACCGAAAGCGCCTTTGCCGCTGCCGCCTGA
- a CDS encoding cation diffusion facilitator family transporter, with the protein MTESDRHAAPYARLTRLAALASVSAALLLLALKGFAAWRTGSVAMLGSLADTGFDLAASLITLWAVQLAALPADHDHRFGHGKAEALAALAQVGLIAVSAAGIGWRAVDRLVAGAAPANPEWGIGVSLAAIAVTAVLLTVQRRVIRRTGSVAIAADNLHYQSDLMLNLGVIAALALEAWAGLGGADALGGIAIALWLLRGAWQAARAAVDQLMDREWPEPKRRAFIAIANDHPAFRGIHDLRTRTSGIHDFAQFHVWVDPAMTIAEAHDVVEEMEARLARAFPDTEVLIHLDPEGKIDRAGRADEHLREMPER; encoded by the coding sequence ATGACCGAATCCGACCGGCATGCCGCTCCCTATGCGCGGCTGACCCGCCTTGCGGCGCTGGCCAGCGTGTCGGCGGCGCTGCTGCTGCTCGCGCTCAAGGGCTTTGCCGCGTGGCGCACTGGGTCGGTCGCCATGCTTGGGTCGCTCGCCGATACCGGGTTCGATCTTGCGGCCTCGCTGATCACGCTCTGGGCGGTGCAGCTGGCGGCGCTGCCGGCCGATCATGACCACCGGTTCGGCCATGGCAAGGCGGAGGCGCTCGCCGCGCTCGCCCAGGTCGGGCTGATCGCGGTGTCCGCCGCCGGCATCGGCTGGCGCGCGGTCGACCGGCTGGTCGCGGGCGCCGCGCCCGCCAATCCCGAATGGGGCATCGGCGTGTCGCTGGCCGCCATTGCCGTCACGGCGGTGCTGCTGACCGTACAGCGGCGGGTGATCCGGCGCACCGGATCGGTCGCGATCGCCGCCGACAATCTGCATTACCAGTCGGACCTGATGCTCAATCTGGGCGTCATCGCCGCACTCGCGCTTGAGGCATGGGCCGGGCTGGGCGGTGCCGATGCGCTGGGCGGGATCGCGATCGCGCTGTGGCTGCTGCGCGGCGCGTGGCAGGCGGCGCGGGCGGCGGTCGATCAGCTGATGGACCGCGAATGGCCCGAGCCGAAACGGCGCGCCTTCATCGCCATCGCCAACGATCATCCGGCGTTCCGGGGCATTCACGATCTGCGCACCCGCACCAGCGGCATCCATGATTTCGCCCAGTTCCATGTCTGGGTCGATCCGGCCATGACCATTGCCGAGGCGCATGATGTGGTCGAAGAGATGGAGGCGCGGCTCGCCCGGGCCTTTCCCGATACCGAGGTGCTGATCCATCTCGATCCCGAAGGAAAGATCGACCGCGCCGGGCGGGCCGACGAACATTTGCGGGAGATGCCGGAGCGATGA
- a CDS encoding c-type cytochrome, with the protein MDDRNNTIAGWVLGAGIVALGAGIVSSELFKAERPEKMGYPIAGVVETGGGAAAAEEPIEARLAAADPAAGEKTFAKCAACHSINKGGANGVGPNLWGTVGSNHAHVAGFAYSDALKGKSGPWDWASLDAWLKSPRKYAEGTKMTFAGLSDAQDRANLIAYLNTQSDAPKPLPAAPAEAAPDAASEEAAAEAPAELNAAEAPAAGE; encoded by the coding sequence ATGGACGACCGCAACAACACGATCGCCGGCTGGGTGCTGGGTGCCGGTATCGTGGCGCTGGGCGCCGGCATTGTCTCGAGCGAGCTGTTCAAGGCCGAACGGCCCGAGAAGATGGGCTATCCGATCGCCGGCGTTGTCGAGACGGGCGGCGGCGCGGCGGCTGCCGAGGAGCCGATCGAGGCGCGGCTCGCCGCGGCCGACCCGGCGGCGGGCGAAAAGACCTTTGCCAAATGCGCCGCCTGCCATTCGATCAACAAGGGCGGCGCGAACGGTGTCGGCCCCAATCTGTGGGGTACGGTCGGCAGCAACCACGCCCATGTCGCGGGCTTTGCCTATTCGGACGCGCTGAAGGGCAAGTCCGGGCCGTGGGACTGGGCGAGCCTTGACGCCTGGCTGAAGAGCCCGCGCAAATATGCCGAAGGCACCAAGATGACCTTTGCCGGGCTGAGCGATGCGCAGGATCGCGCCAATCTGATCGCCTATCTGAACACGCAGAGCGATGCACCCAAGCCGCTGCCCGCCGCCCCGGCGGAAGCCGCGCCCGATGCGGCAAGCGAGGAGGCGGCAGCCGAAGCGCCTGCCGAACTCAATGCGGCCGAGGCTCCGGCGGCAGGCGAATAA